The following coding sequences lie in one Candidatus Nitrospira allomarina genomic window:
- a CDS encoding diacylglycerol/lipid kinase family protein, with the protein MHVGILHNSLSGRNRRKPDLFQEIYTKYPEVQRAEVNTPADILESLKMFADRQVNCVVVNGGDGTIQATLGALFHYRPFAVMPRLAVLPSGTANLIAGDVGLGKFEPNTLDQLLVQAEAMTPRLSFETRPVLRIRFPENREPLHGMFFGAGAIYHGTQLGLETKQSIGRLGEWGAGLILLKFLLALAIGSRKGLNPITVGVATGESAPLQHEYLVLLVTTLNRLFLGMKPFWGKQSRPLHYTSLRVPYRYLWRALPTLFRGTTHPLATTEHGYDSENLSELRLVLNSGFVLDGEVYASSMPEEPLTLDSPGELSFVRLKTE; encoded by the coding sequence ATGCATGTGGGGATCCTTCATAATTCGTTGAGTGGTCGTAATAGGCGGAAGCCGGACCTTTTCCAAGAAATTTACACCAAATACCCAGAAGTGCAGCGGGCTGAGGTCAACACGCCTGCAGATATCCTAGAATCGCTGAAGATGTTTGCTGACCGCCAGGTGAATTGTGTGGTCGTCAATGGAGGGGATGGGACCATTCAAGCCACCCTGGGAGCTTTGTTTCATTATCGTCCTTTTGCTGTCATGCCCCGGTTGGCTGTGTTGCCCTCAGGGACGGCTAATCTGATTGCGGGGGATGTGGGTTTAGGGAAATTTGAGCCAAACACGCTTGACCAATTGTTAGTACAGGCCGAAGCCATGACTCCGAGATTATCGTTTGAAACACGACCGGTTCTTCGTATTCGATTTCCAGAAAACCGCGAGCCCCTGCATGGAATGTTTTTCGGGGCCGGAGCCATTTATCATGGGACCCAACTAGGCCTCGAAACCAAACAGTCGATAGGCCGGTTAGGGGAATGGGGGGCAGGGTTGATTCTGTTGAAATTTTTATTGGCGTTGGCCATCGGGTCCCGAAAAGGATTGAATCCGATCACGGTGGGTGTGGCAACTGGAGAATCAGCACCTCTCCAGCATGAGTATTTAGTCTTGCTGGTCACCACCTTGAATCGCTTATTTTTAGGGATGAAGCCGTTTTGGGGCAAGCAATCCAGGCCTTTACACTATACGAGTCTTCGAGTGCCGTACCGCTATTTGTGGCGTGCCTTACCAACCTTGTTTCGTGGAACGACGCATCCTTTAGCAACGACAGAACATGGCTATGACAGTGAAAACCTCTCAGAGCTTCGCTTGGTGTTAAACAGTGGATTTGTCTTGGATGGCGAAGTGTACGCCTCTTCCATGCCTGAAGAGCCTCTAACCCTGGATTCTCCCGGCGAGCTGTCATTTGTCAGGCTGAAGACCGAATAA
- a CDS encoding MBL fold metallo-hydrolase produces MNQLIRITFPVPPLSCNCSIIGDKETKQAIVVDPGGNPERILKEIDALGFTVTSVLHTHAHFDHFLASGHIKQATGAPLYLHSQDQNLWDMLEIQCRMFSIPYVPAPPPDRWIKDESEVRVGSYSGIVIHTPGHTPGSVCFFFESQNLVFSGDTLFRGGIGRTDLWGGDGQVIEQSIRERLYTLKESTLVIPGHGPESSIGWEREHNMFVHG; encoded by the coding sequence ATGAATCAGCTCATTCGGATAACTTTCCCCGTCCCTCCACTTTCATGTAATTGTTCGATTATCGGTGACAAAGAAACTAAGCAGGCCATTGTGGTGGACCCAGGCGGGAATCCTGAGCGCATACTCAAGGAAATTGATGCCCTGGGATTCACCGTCACCTCCGTTTTGCATACCCATGCTCATTTTGACCATTTTTTAGCCTCCGGTCATATTAAGCAAGCGACGGGGGCACCTCTGTACTTGCATTCCCAGGATCAAAATCTTTGGGACATGCTGGAAATTCAATGCCGAATGTTCAGCATCCCATATGTGCCTGCCCCTCCGCCGGACCGCTGGATTAAAGATGAATCAGAGGTGCGTGTGGGTTCCTATTCTGGAATCGTGATCCATACTCCTGGCCATACTCCTGGGTCGGTATGTTTTTTCTTTGAAAGCCAAAATCTGGTGTTTTCCGGAGACACCTTGTTTCGTGGTGGAATTGGCAGAACCGACCTGTGGGGTGGAGATGGCCAGGTAATTGAGCAATCGATTCGAGAGCGTTTGTACACCCTTAAAGAAAGTACCCTCGTAATACCTGGACATGGGCCTGAATCGTCCATTGGATGGGAGCGGGAACATAATATGTTTGTGCATGGATAA
- the gltB gene encoding glutamate synthase large subunit, protein MTNQPVWNLPGFPSVQGLYHPGNEHDGCGIGFVAHMKGQKSHDIIEKGLEVNKNLTHRGAQGCDPCTGDGAGILSQIPHEFFHRVAAETGVDLPVAGAYGVGMVFLPQDARTRQQCEAIFETIVREEGQHFLGWRDVPAKEDQIGDQARQTMPVIRQFFVARELLNPMQFERKLYVIRKRITRAIRESALPGKEWVYISSLSGNTIVYKGMLLPEQVALFYPDLADPTFTSALALVHSRFSTNTFPTWALAHPYRYSVHNGEINTLKGNVNWMRARQGRLASDLFGDDLKKLFPIIDDSTQSDSACLDNAIEFLVMAGRSLPHAMMMLIPEPWVGNPQMDFDRRGFYEYHAAVMEPWDGPAAVCFTDGKLVGATLDRNGLRPCRYQITKDDVVVLASEAGVLPVDPKTIRMKGRLQPGRMFVVDTVQGRILDDEEIKADITKRKPYRQWLTQYRVSLDELPEPLNVPQPDHPTLRQRQQAFGFTVEELKMVLIPMAVTGEEPISSMGTDTPLAVLSERPQLLFKYFKQLFAQVTNPPIDPIREHLVMSLVTNIGPKPNVIAEIPEACRRIKLQQPILSNVDLQKIRMIGDPHFKSKTLSLLFKVVEGPEGMAAALDQLCQQASKAIKDGEKFLILSDRGVNAEWAPIPSLLGVSAVHHHLVREETRTEVGLILETGEPRDVHHFACLIGYGAGAINPYLVFESLVDMEREGYFPESVDAATAESKFIKAVNKGLLKIFSKMGISTVQSYCGAQIFEAIGLNSELIDRFFTGTASRIEGIGLSEVGEETLRRHALAYRPVPMRHLDFGGEIHYRIQGEHHNWNPETIYKLQHASRANDAKAYADFSALVNKEDQRRSNLRGLFEFNWAGEPVALEDVEPASEIVKRFTTGAMSFGAISKEAHETLAIAMNRIGAKSNTGEGGEDPERFTPLPNGDSKNSYIKQVASGRFGVTAHYLVNAKELQIKMAQGAKPGEGGQLPGHKVDEFIAKLRYSTPGVQLISPPPHHDIYSIEDLKQLIFDLKNSNPEAAISVKLVAEVGVGTVAAGVAKAHADKVLISGDSGGTGASPLSSIKYAGVPWELGLAETHQTLVLNNLRGRIRVETDGQMKTGRDVVIATLLGAEEFGFSTAPLIVEGCIMMRKCHLNTCPVGVATQDEELRKQFTGKPEHVVNFFMFVAEEIRSLMAKLGFRTMREMIGRVDKLKVQKAVDHWKAKGLDLSPLLVKPNVGPEVATSCVQAQDHGLKEILDNQLVELCQSAIDRGDPVSLDLPIRNVNRTTGTVLSSHIARRYGPEGLPPDTIRIKFTGSAGQSFGAFLSKGITLTLEGESNDYLGKGLSGGTIIVVPPKGVTYLPEDTILIGNTSLYGATGGEGYFYGIAGERFAVRNSGARAVIDGTGDHGCEYMTGGVVVVLGKTGRNFAAGMSGGDAYVLDEDGQFPARCNMGMVELEPVVSSEDQQTLRAMIEAHFRHTQSVNAKRVLESWDMMLPKFVKVMPSDYKRVLQERKTALAKEHAQRKREAVTRG, encoded by the coding sequence GTGACTAATCAACCAGTGTGGAATCTCCCTGGATTTCCTTCAGTTCAAGGCCTCTACCATCCCGGAAATGAGCATGATGGCTGTGGAATCGGGTTTGTGGCCCATATGAAGGGGCAAAAATCACATGACATCATAGAGAAGGGTCTGGAGGTCAATAAAAATCTCACTCATCGGGGTGCACAAGGGTGTGACCCATGTACCGGTGATGGAGCAGGAATTCTCTCTCAGATACCCCACGAATTTTTTCATCGGGTTGCCGCCGAAACGGGCGTCGACCTTCCTGTAGCCGGAGCCTATGGGGTCGGCATGGTATTTTTGCCGCAGGATGCCAGGACCAGGCAACAGTGCGAAGCCATCTTTGAAACGATCGTACGTGAAGAGGGGCAGCATTTTTTGGGGTGGCGGGATGTGCCGGCCAAAGAGGATCAAATAGGAGATCAAGCTCGACAAACGATGCCCGTCATTCGACAGTTTTTTGTGGCACGTGAATTACTGAATCCCATGCAGTTTGAACGTAAGCTGTATGTCATTCGTAAACGAATAACCCGTGCCATTCGCGAATCAGCTCTCCCCGGGAAGGAATGGGTCTATATCTCCAGTTTGTCCGGAAACACGATTGTTTATAAGGGGATGCTGTTGCCGGAACAAGTTGCACTGTTTTATCCCGATCTTGCGGATCCCACATTTACATCGGCGCTGGCCCTGGTGCATTCTCGCTTTAGTACCAACACGTTTCCGACCTGGGCCTTAGCCCATCCCTACCGCTACTCCGTCCATAATGGCGAAATTAATACTTTGAAAGGGAATGTTAATTGGATGCGCGCCCGACAGGGGAGGCTTGCCTCTGATCTGTTCGGGGATGATCTCAAAAAGTTATTTCCCATCATTGATGATTCCACGCAAAGCGATTCGGCCTGTTTGGATAATGCCATAGAATTTTTGGTAATGGCCGGCCGGTCCTTACCCCATGCCATGATGATGCTGATTCCGGAACCGTGGGTGGGAAATCCCCAAATGGATTTTGACCGTCGAGGGTTTTATGAATATCACGCGGCGGTGATGGAACCGTGGGATGGACCTGCGGCGGTGTGCTTTACGGATGGAAAGCTCGTGGGTGCCACCTTGGATCGGAATGGTCTGCGTCCCTGTCGTTATCAAATCACCAAAGATGATGTCGTGGTGTTGGCTTCAGAGGCGGGAGTGCTTCCGGTTGATCCTAAGACCATTCGCATGAAGGGACGTCTGCAACCGGGTCGCATGTTTGTTGTGGATACCGTCCAGGGACGTATTCTTGACGACGAGGAAATTAAAGCCGATATCACCAAACGTAAGCCCTATCGACAATGGTTAACGCAATATCGGGTATCCTTAGATGAACTGCCTGAGCCACTCAATGTGCCGCAACCCGATCACCCGACGCTACGCCAACGTCAGCAAGCCTTCGGGTTCACCGTAGAAGAGTTGAAAATGGTGTTGATCCCAATGGCAGTCACGGGTGAAGAGCCTATTTCTTCAATGGGAACGGATACCCCTTTAGCCGTGTTGTCCGAACGGCCCCAACTTCTTTTTAAATACTTCAAACAATTGTTTGCTCAGGTGACGAATCCTCCTATCGACCCGATCCGTGAGCATCTGGTGATGTCTCTTGTCACCAACATCGGGCCAAAACCGAATGTCATTGCAGAGATTCCAGAGGCATGCCGAAGAATCAAATTGCAGCAACCGATCCTTAGCAATGTTGATCTGCAAAAGATTCGCATGATTGGGGATCCTCACTTTAAAAGTAAGACACTGTCCTTGCTTTTTAAAGTTGTGGAAGGACCAGAGGGCATGGCGGCCGCTCTTGATCAATTATGCCAGCAAGCCTCAAAAGCCATTAAGGATGGCGAAAAGTTTCTTATTTTGAGCGATAGAGGCGTCAATGCCGAGTGGGCGCCCATTCCTAGTCTATTAGGTGTTTCGGCTGTGCATCATCATCTGGTTCGAGAAGAAACCCGGACAGAGGTCGGCCTGATTCTGGAAACAGGTGAACCGCGTGATGTGCATCATTTCGCCTGTCTTATCGGTTATGGAGCCGGGGCCATCAATCCTTATTTGGTGTTTGAGTCCCTCGTGGATATGGAACGGGAAGGGTATTTTCCTGAAAGCGTGGATGCGGCAACGGCTGAATCAAAGTTCATTAAGGCGGTCAATAAAGGATTGCTGAAAATATTCTCGAAGATGGGAATTTCCACAGTCCAGTCCTATTGTGGAGCTCAAATTTTTGAGGCCATTGGCCTGAATAGCGAACTGATTGATCGGTTCTTTACCGGAACGGCTTCACGGATCGAAGGAATTGGTCTCAGTGAGGTGGGGGAAGAGACCTTGCGCCGACATGCGCTGGCGTATCGTCCGGTCCCCATGCGGCATCTAGATTTTGGCGGCGAGATTCATTACCGGATTCAGGGAGAGCACCATAATTGGAATCCTGAAACCATTTACAAACTTCAGCATGCCTCGCGGGCGAATGATGCCAAAGCCTATGCGGATTTTTCAGCCCTGGTGAATAAAGAGGATCAACGGCGCTCCAATCTTCGCGGACTGTTTGAGTTTAACTGGGCGGGCGAACCGGTCGCTCTTGAAGACGTGGAGCCTGCCAGCGAAATTGTGAAGCGATTTACCACCGGAGCCATGTCGTTTGGGGCAATCAGCAAAGAAGCGCATGAGACTTTGGCCATTGCCATGAATCGCATAGGCGCCAAAAGCAATACCGGCGAAGGTGGTGAGGATCCGGAGCGATTTACACCTTTGCCGAACGGCGATTCCAAGAATTCTTATATTAAGCAAGTGGCATCGGGTCGTTTTGGGGTAACGGCGCATTACCTGGTGAATGCCAAGGAGTTACAAATTAAAATGGCCCAGGGTGCCAAGCCCGGCGAGGGCGGGCAATTGCCGGGACACAAAGTCGATGAATTTATTGCCAAACTTCGCTATTCCACGCCTGGCGTGCAACTGATCTCTCCTCCTCCCCATCATGATATTTATTCCATTGAAGATCTGAAACAACTCATTTTCGACCTTAAAAATTCCAATCCTGAAGCCGCGATTTCCGTAAAACTCGTGGCAGAGGTCGGAGTTGGAACCGTGGCTGCAGGCGTGGCAAAGGCTCATGCCGATAAGGTTCTCATAAGTGGAGATTCCGGAGGAACGGGGGCGTCTCCCTTATCGTCCATTAAGTACGCGGGAGTCCCCTGGGAATTAGGTCTGGCGGAAACCCATCAGACGCTCGTGCTCAATAATCTGCGTGGACGAATTCGAGTGGAAACCGACGGCCAAATGAAAACTGGGCGTGATGTGGTCATTGCAACCCTTTTGGGAGCGGAAGAGTTCGGTTTTTCCACGGCCCCCCTCATTGTTGAAGGATGCATCATGATGAGGAAATGCCACCTCAATACCTGTCCGGTAGGAGTGGCTACCCAAGATGAGGAGTTACGAAAACAATTTACGGGAAAACCAGAACATGTTGTGAACTTCTTTATGTTTGTGGCAGAAGAGATCCGTTCCCTGATGGCAAAACTCGGATTTAGGACCATGCGCGAGATGATCGGACGGGTGGACAAGCTCAAAGTGCAAAAAGCTGTGGATCATTGGAAAGCCAAAGGATTGGATTTATCTCCGTTATTGGTGAAGCCGAATGTCGGACCTGAAGTGGCCACCTCCTGTGTGCAAGCACAAGATCACGGTCTGAAAGAAATTTTAGATAATCAATTGGTAGAATTGTGTCAATCTGCCATTGACCGGGGTGACCCTGTTTCGCTGGATCTGCCCATACGAAATGTGAACCGGACCACCGGTACTGTTCTGTCAAGCCACATTGCACGCCGGTATGGGCCGGAAGGGCTTCCTCCCGACACGATTCGGATTAAATTTACCGGATCGGCCGGACAATCCTTTGGAGCATTTTTGTCAAAGGGTATTACGCTGACTCTGGAAGGTGAATCGAATGACTATTTGGGAAAGGGCCTCTCTGGAGGAACCATTATTGTAGTTCCCCCGAAAGGGGTGACGTATTTGCCGGAAGACACGATTCTGATCGGGAACACGTCCTTATATGGGGCGACTGGTGGTGAAGGGTATTTTTATGGCATTGCGGGAGAACGGTTTGCTGTTCGGAATAGTGGCGCACGAGCTGTTATCGATGGAACCGGCGATCATGGGTGTGAATATATGACCGGGGGGGTGGTGGTGGTTCTGGGGAAAACGGGACGAAATTTTGCAGCAGGGATGTCCGGAGGGGACGCTTATGTCTTAGATGAGGATGGACAATTCCCTGCACGTTGCAATATGGGCATGGTGGAATTAGAGCCTGTCGTGTCATCCGAAGACCAACAGACCCTACGTGCGATGATTGAAGCCCATTTTCGGCACACCCAAAGTGTCAATGCCAAGCGGGTGCTGGAATCGTGGGATATGATGTTGCCGAAATTTGTCAAAGTCATGCCGAGTGATTACAAGCGAGTGCTGCAGGAACGGAAAACGGCTTTGGCCAAAGAGCATGCTCAACGGAAACGTGAGGCGGTGACCCGTGGCTGA
- a CDS encoding multinuclear nonheme iron-dependent oxidase codes for MSYSTDPSRREAVHEEFLRRAGRIPFLGVGLSVDVYSPDVFDLYQELRREQIPMGYLEIFHAASEALEMVRARFPDTPLAYHAEGVWVTQPDWDTAYNSQGRLRAIACNLRMLKAHWVNQECAAKEIAGLSFGTYLPPVFTRASADITAYQAWNVQLQLDECAWGPQANSPLLLLENPPLTYFLMGEMPYAEFFSNITGKAPCGLVLDLGHVWTVYRYSGAWRNQCLESFFEDFLKRFPLERVIQIHIAGLDCHPHIPTHVGSGPFENPPDWIDAHEAPIPDELLMLLARVIRESRLLNLKGIALEVDNKTIPLICREMKTVLKMMEPFVHVPARVPSPATNLQKAATCPVENVEPSRETRDVLTRQYRECMALVSEVLSGRLDVPSQWDAEMKEGLHVYATQYLPYEILSWGGDVKVMFPSACAILDQYGISLEQFVEFWFAHPRTSESEYDFFLLKINVFVEFIGQVFPGASSLVKQEAELLAQGYLLASQGPSTNP; via the coding sequence TTGAGCTATTCAACCGACCCATCACGTCGAGAGGCTGTCCATGAAGAGTTTCTTCGGCGCGCAGGCAGGATTCCATTTCTGGGTGTGGGCTTATCGGTGGATGTGTATTCTCCTGATGTCTTTGACTTGTATCAGGAACTTCGACGTGAACAAATCCCTATGGGTTATCTTGAAATTTTTCATGCGGCTTCTGAAGCTTTGGAGATGGTTCGAGCTCGGTTTCCTGACACTCCTTTGGCTTACCATGCCGAAGGGGTTTGGGTCACGCAACCTGATTGGGACACCGCATACAATTCTCAAGGGCGATTACGGGCTATCGCCTGCAATCTTCGAATGTTAAAGGCTCATTGGGTCAATCAAGAATGTGCGGCCAAAGAAATAGCCGGTCTTTCATTTGGGACCTATTTGCCTCCTGTTTTTACCAGAGCTTCTGCTGACATTACGGCTTACCAGGCGTGGAACGTTCAGTTGCAGCTTGATGAATGTGCATGGGGGCCCCAGGCTAATTCGCCATTGCTGCTTTTGGAGAACCCACCATTAACCTATTTTTTGATGGGTGAAATGCCGTATGCAGAATTTTTCTCCAACATTACCGGCAAAGCGCCCTGTGGGTTGGTCCTGGATCTAGGGCATGTTTGGACGGTCTATCGATATTCGGGTGCTTGGCGGAACCAGTGCCTGGAATCATTTTTCGAAGATTTTCTTAAGAGATTTCCCCTGGAGAGAGTGATCCAAATTCATATCGCAGGTCTGGATTGCCATCCGCATATACCGACACATGTGGGGTCAGGACCATTTGAGAATCCTCCGGATTGGATCGACGCCCATGAAGCTCCCATTCCGGACGAATTACTTATGCTTTTGGCTCGGGTGATAAGGGAATCTCGTCTACTCAATCTGAAAGGCATCGCCTTAGAAGTCGATAATAAGACAATACCGCTCATTTGTCGGGAAATGAAAACGGTATTGAAGATGATGGAGCCCTTTGTGCATGTGCCTGCTCGGGTACCTTCGCCCGCCACAAATCTTCAGAAGGCAGCAACCTGTCCAGTAGAAAACGTCGAGCCTTCTCGGGAAACTCGTGATGTATTAACCCGCCAATATAGAGAATGCATGGCATTGGTCAGTGAAGTCCTGAGTGGCCGGCTGGATGTTCCTAGCCAATGGGATGCCGAAATGAAGGAGGGGCTTCATGTGTATGCGACTCAGTATTTACCATATGAGATTCTCTCATGGGGTGGAGATGTGAAGGTAATGTTTCCCAGTGCCTGTGCTATTTTGGATCAATATGGGATTTCCTTGGAACAATTCGTTGAATTTTGGTTTGCCCATCCTCGAACATCTGAATCCGAATATGATTTTTTCCTGCTCAAAATTAATGTATTTGTGGAATTTATCGGTCAGGTGTTTCCTGGGGCGAGTTCACTTGTCAAACAGGAAGCCGAGTTGCTTGCCCAGGGCTATCTCCTCGCGTCTCAGGGGCCATCGACGAACCCATGA
- a CDS encoding glutamate synthase subunit beta, which produces MADPRGFLKYKREGPQRRPVAERVLDWKELYDPFPDEKLKVQGARCMDCGVPFCQSPAGCPVENLIPEWNDLVHRGRWKDALKALHATNNFPEFTGRLCPAPCESACVLGINSDPVSIRVIEWNIIDKGFEEGWVEPVLPVGSSGKRVAIVGSGPAGLAAAQQLARTGHEVTVLEKADRIGGLLRYGIPDFKMEKWVLDRRLEQMRKEGVTFQTGVCVGVDATVQDLRHEYDAVLLAMGAEQPRELPVPGRDLKGVHLAMDYLTQQNKRVAGDTVPGEHISAQGKRVVIIGGGDTGSDCLGTAHRQGCLEAHQFELLPQPPPTRAVSTPWPLWPMQLRTSHAHEEGCDREWSIATTKFSGENGHLTSLHATRVNFENGKVVPVPGSEIKINVDLVLLAMGFIGPVKNGLLDSFGLQYDPRGNVAVDEHFMTSVDGVFATGDTKRGASLIVWAIAEGRKSAAGIHRYLQAGQSFRASRAS; this is translated from the coding sequence GTGGCTGATCCTCGTGGGTTTTTGAAATATAAACGGGAAGGACCTCAACGACGGCCGGTTGCGGAGCGGGTTCTAGATTGGAAGGAATTGTATGACCCATTTCCGGACGAAAAGTTAAAAGTTCAAGGGGCCCGCTGTATGGACTGTGGTGTGCCATTTTGCCAAAGTCCCGCCGGTTGTCCTGTGGAAAATTTGATCCCGGAATGGAATGATCTCGTGCATCGAGGTCGATGGAAAGATGCCCTTAAAGCGCTTCATGCGACCAATAACTTTCCTGAGTTCACCGGGCGCCTATGTCCGGCTCCATGCGAATCGGCATGTGTGTTAGGCATTAATAGCGATCCGGTCTCCATTCGTGTCATTGAATGGAATATTATTGATAAAGGATTTGAGGAAGGTTGGGTCGAACCGGTGTTACCGGTTGGTTCTTCCGGGAAGCGCGTTGCGATTGTCGGGTCGGGTCCAGCAGGATTGGCCGCGGCACAACAATTAGCCCGGACGGGGCATGAAGTCACAGTTTTGGAGAAGGCTGATCGGATTGGAGGCTTGCTTCGCTATGGAATCCCGGATTTCAAAATGGAGAAGTGGGTATTAGACCGGCGTTTGGAGCAAATGCGAAAGGAGGGTGTGACGTTTCAGACTGGCGTGTGTGTGGGTGTGGACGCCACCGTTCAGGACCTCCGTCATGAATATGATGCCGTGTTACTTGCAATGGGAGCTGAGCAACCGAGAGAATTGCCGGTTCCAGGGAGAGACCTTAAAGGCGTTCATCTCGCCATGGACTATCTGACCCAGCAGAATAAGCGAGTGGCCGGGGATACCGTTCCTGGGGAGCACATATCGGCTCAGGGCAAACGGGTGGTCATTATTGGTGGTGGTGATACCGGCTCAGATTGTCTGGGAACGGCTCATCGTCAAGGGTGCCTGGAAGCCCATCAATTCGAGTTACTACCCCAACCGCCACCGACTCGGGCTGTGTCGACACCATGGCCCTTATGGCCGATGCAATTACGAACGTCTCATGCCCACGAGGAAGGGTGTGATCGTGAATGGAGTATTGCCACCACAAAATTTTCAGGGGAAAACGGACATCTGACTAGTTTGCATGCGACCCGTGTGAATTTTGAGAATGGGAAGGTGGTTCCTGTGCCGGGGTCCGAGATCAAGATAAATGTGGACCTGGTGTTGTTGGCGATGGGGTTTATCGGGCCGGTGAAGAACGGCCTCCTGGATTCTTTTGGGCTTCAATATGATCCTCGAGGGAATGTTGCCGTTGATGAACACTTCATGACTAGTGTGGATGGGGTGTTTGCCACCGGAGACACCAAGCGGGGTGCGTCACTGATTGTCTGGGCAATTGCAGAAGGAAGAAAGTCTGCGGCCGGGATTCACCGGTATCTCCAAGCCGGACAATCCTTTCGAGCGTCTCGAGCGTCCTAA
- a CDS encoding polyprenyl synthetase family protein: protein MHQEPALRDLESMEDVWEAFRPDLIEVESQITTHLESHAPLINTVAGHIFASGGKRIRPLLLILCARLCGFLQKDFLLLGSLVEFIHTATLLHDDVLDEADLRRGQPTARKIWGNQASILVGDYLYSQAMALIATFHNHGINEALADACRKMAEGEVLQLCANSQPHLSEAAYLKIVEYKTAALVAASCKVGAIVGGASIEEQAALYRFGYHLGMAFQLADDRLDYSADRAKLGKALGQDIRQGMITIPLLHLLQTCSPQDNQWITEKILAHAIEDEDVTKIIQLMQKQGSLSYSTARAREYVEAAALDLEPFPACMAKRSLSITACYMVNRDQ, encoded by the coding sequence ATGCATCAGGAACCAGCCCTAAGAGACCTGGAGTCCATGGAGGATGTGTGGGAAGCCTTTCGGCCGGACCTCATTGAGGTTGAAAGCCAAATTACCACACACCTTGAATCGCATGCCCCCCTCATCAATACCGTCGCTGGGCACATCTTTGCCAGCGGAGGAAAACGCATCCGCCCCCTGCTCCTGATTCTCTGTGCCCGACTCTGTGGATTTCTTCAAAAAGATTTTTTGTTGCTGGGCAGTCTCGTCGAATTTATCCATACGGCCACGTTGCTACATGACGATGTGTTAGATGAAGCCGATCTTAGACGGGGACAACCCACTGCGAGAAAAATCTGGGGCAATCAAGCCAGTATTCTGGTGGGGGATTATTTATATTCCCAGGCCATGGCCCTGATTGCCACCTTTCACAACCATGGTATCAACGAAGCCTTAGCGGATGCTTGCCGAAAGATGGCAGAAGGGGAAGTCCTTCAACTCTGCGCCAACAGTCAACCGCACCTGTCTGAGGCCGCCTATCTTAAAATTGTTGAATATAAAACTGCTGCCCTGGTCGCTGCCTCCTGTAAGGTCGGGGCGATCGTGGGAGGTGCCTCGATAGAAGAACAAGCCGCCCTCTATCGGTTTGGCTACCATCTTGGAATGGCATTCCAATTGGCTGATGATCGCTTGGATTATTCCGCAGATCGGGCAAAGCTCGGCAAAGCCCTTGGTCAGGATATTCGCCAGGGTATGATTACCATTCCCCTACTTCACCTTCTCCAGACTTGTTCCCCCCAAGACAACCAATGGATCACTGAAAAGATCTTAGCACATGCCATAGAGGATGAAGACGTCACGAAAATCATCCAATTAATGCAGAAACAAGGTTCTCTGTCCTATTCCACTGCTCGAGCGCGAGAATACGTAGAAGCCGCGGCCCTCGACCTTGAACCGTTCCCCGCCTGTATGGCCAAACGTTCTCTCTCTATCACCGCCTGCTACATGGTCAACCGCGACCAATAA